A single genomic interval of Panthera tigris isolate Pti1 chromosome E3, P.tigris_Pti1_mat1.1, whole genome shotgun sequence harbors:
- the PGAP6 gene encoding post-GPI attachment to proteins factor 6, producing the protein MGRAGTGTRGAAVAVAGLLLLLLLAGAPPAAAGDSKKSDVRLVSEQFSQSPQKLSFYSWYGSARLFHFRVPPDTVLLRWLLQVSRGGGPACTDVEITVYFRYGAPPVINPLDTSFPANTSVQPSFLIKMLQSNASVNISHPAPGDWFVAAHLPPSSQKIEVKGFVPTCAYIFQPDMLVLRAVEVFILEPDVPLPQTLLSHPSYLKIFIPENTRELRLELQGCVTNGSLGCPVRLTVGSATLPRNFQKVLTCVSPSWACHLLLPSPPWDRWLQVTARSLAGPHVSVAFRAVAALTACRPWTLNSQHLLPSGTNQSCNASAGLLPPSPGSRGLGRSSRLGSGPFCLMSYPVLREDMDVVSVRFRPADRVSMLVQSAVPSVLRLHLNTGMDSGGSLTVSLQANQTAVTNNTLVVVCVNAASPFLSFNTSLNCTTAFFQGYPLSLSASSRQADLVIPYPETDNWYLSLQLVCPESPEECEQTSVLVETALYLVPCLNDCGPYGQCLLLRRHSYLYAGCSCKAGWRGWSCTDNSTAQTAAQQRVATLLLTLSNLMFLAPIAISVHRLLLVEASVYAYTMFFSTFYHACDQPGEAVLCILSYDTLQYCDFLGSGVSIWVTILCMARLKAALKHVLFLLGTLVFAMSLQLDRRGAWNMMGPCLFAFVVMVTMWVYRCGHRRQCYPTSWQRWGFFLLPGISMAAVAVAIYTSMMTSDNYYYTHSIWHMLLAGSAAFLLPPREEHTEPWACSQKLTCRYQICKSHREELYAVT; encoded by the exons ATGGGCCGGGCTGGGACCGGGACCCGGGGcgcggcggtggcggtggcggggctgctgctgctgctgctgctcgcTGGGGCCCCGCCTGCGGCTGCCGGCGACAGCAAGAAGAGCG ACGTCAGGCTGGTGTCGGAGCAGTTCTCGCAGTCCCCACAGAAGCTGTCTTTCTACAGCTGGTACGGAAGCGCCAGGCTCTTCCACTTCCGCGTGCCCCCGGACACCGTGCTGCTGCGCTGGCTGCTGCAAGTGTCCCGGGGCGGCGGCCCTGCGTGCACCGACGTGGAGATCACTGT gtaCTTCCGTTATGGCGCCCCTCCCGTCATCAACCCTCTGGACACCAGCTTCCCCGCCAACACCTCCGTGCAGCCCTCCTTCCTCATCAAGATGCTGCAGAGCAACGCGTCCGTCAACATCTCCCACCCAGCACCCGGGGACTGGTTTGTGGCCGCCCACCTGCCGCCCTCATCCCAGAAGATTGAGGTGAAG GGTTTTGTGCCCACCTGTGCCTACATCTTCCAGCCGGACATGCTTGTCCTGCGGGCAGTCGAGGTGTTCATCCTGGAGCCTGATGTCCCCCTTCCACAGACTCTCCTGTCCCACCCCAGCTACCTCAA AATCTTCATCCCTGAGAATACCCGGGAGCTGCGGCTGGAGCTGCAGGGCTGTGTGACCAACGGGAGTCTGGGCTGCCCTGTTCGCCTTACTGTGGGCTCGGCCACCCTGCCCAGGAACTTCCAGAAGGTGCTCACGTGTGTTAGCCCCAGTTGGGCCTGCCACCTGCTGTTGCCTTCGCCGCCCTGGGACCGGTGGCTGCAagtgacagccaggagcctggccGGGCCTCATGTGTCGGTGGCCTTCAGGGCTGTAGCTGCGCTCACAG CTTGCAGGCCGTGGACCCTGAACTCCCAGCACCTCTTGCCGAGCGGCACAAACCAGAGCTGTAACGCCTCCGCTGGCCTGCTGCCCCCGAGCCCCGGCTCCCGTGGCCTGGGCAGGAGCAGCAGGCTGGGCAGCGGGCCCTTCTGCCTCATGAGCTACCCGGTCCTTCGAGAAGACATGGACGTGGTATCTGTACGCTTCCGGCCCGCGGACAGGGTCTCCATGCTGGTGCAGTCAGCCGTGCCCTCGGTTCTGCGGCTGCACCTCAACACTGGCATGGACAGCGGGGGCTCCCTCACCGTCTCCCTGCAGGCCAACCAG ACCGCGGTCACCAACAACACCTTGGTCGTGGTCTGCGTGAATGCGGCCTCACCCTTCCTCAGCTTCAACACGTCGCTCAACTGCACTACAG CCTTCTTCCAGGGCTACCCACTGTCTCTGAGCGCCTCATCACGCCAGGCCGACCTCGTCATCCCCTATCCAGAGACAGACAACTGGTACCTCTCCCTGCAGCTCGTATGCCCCGAGAGTCCTGA GGAGTGTGAGCAGACCTCGGTCCTCGTGGAGACCGCCTTGTACTTGGTGCCTTGCCTGAATGACTGTGGACCCTATGGCCAGTGTCTTCTGCTTCGCAGACACAGCTACTTGTATGCAGGCTGCAGCTGCAAGGCAG GCTGGCGTGGGTGGAGCTGCACGGACAACAGCACAGCCCAGACGGCGGCCCAGCAGAGGGTGGCCACCCTCCTTCTCACCCTCAGCAACCTCATGTTCCTGGCTCCCATTGCCATCTCCGTGCACCGCCTCCTCCTGGTGGAGGCCTCCGTCTATGCCTACACCATGTTCTTCTCCACG TTCTACCACGCCTGTGACCAGCCCGGGGAGGCGGTGCTGTGCATCCTCAGCTATGACACATTGCAGTACTGCGACTTTCTGGGCTCTGGGGTGTCCATCTGGGTCACCATCCTCTGCATGGCGCGGCTGAAGGCGGCCTTGAAACAT GTCCTGTTTCTCCTGGGCACACTGGTCTTCGCCATGTCCTTGCAGCTGGACCGCAGGGGTGCCTGGAATATGATGGGGCCTTGTCTCTTTGCCTTTGTGGTTATGGTCACCATGTGG GTATACCGCTGCGGGCACCGGCGCCAGTGCTACCCGACCTCCTGGCAGCGCTGGGGCTTTTTCCTCCTGCCCGGCATCTCCATGGCCGCTGTGGCTGTGGCCATCTACACCTCTATGATGACCAGTGACAACTATTACTACAcccacagcatctggcacatgcTGCTGGCGGGAAGTGCGGCCTTCCTGCTGCCGCCGCGAGAGGAGCACACCGAGCCCTGGGCCTGCTCGCAGAAGCTCACGTGCCGCTATCAGATCTGTAAGAGCCACCGAGAGGAGCTGTACGCGGTGACGTGA
- the MRPL28 gene encoding 39S ribosomal protein L28, mitochondrial, with translation MPLHKVPVGLWKQLRLREGICSRLPRHYLRSQEPARTPTPVHYRPHGVKFKINPKNGQRERVEDVPVPIYYPPESQLGLWGGEGWVLGHRYINNDKLSKRVKKVWKPQLFQRQLYSEILDTKFTVTVTMRTLDLIDEAYGFDFYILKTPKEDLCSKFGMDLKRGMLLRLARQDPQLHPDNPKKRAAIYEKYKEFVIPEAEAEWVGLTLDEALEKQRLLEEKDPTPLFKVYVERLIERLQHQTLSEPVVVQKRANKN, from the exons ATGCCCCTGCACAAGGTCCCGGTTGGCCTTTGGAAACAGCTCCGGCTGCGGGAGGGCATCTGCTCCCGCTTGCCCCGGCACTACCTGCGCTCTCAGGAGCCTGCGCGAACGCCCACTCCTGTGCACTACAGGCCGCACGGGGTTAAGTTCAAGATCAACCCCAAGAATGGGCAGCGGGAGCGTGTGGAGGATGTGCCCGTTCCCATTTACTACCCGCCAGAGTCCCAGctggggctctggggtggggagggctgggtcCTGGGTCACAGATACATCAACAACGACAAG cTCTCAAAGAGGGTGAAGAAGGTGTGGAAACCACAGCTGTTTCAGCGCCAGCTCTATAGTGAGATACTGGACACGAAATTCACCGTCACAGTGACCATGCGGACCCTGGACCTTATTGACGAGGCTTACGGGTTCGACTTCTACATCCTCAAG ACTCCGAAGGAGGACCTGTGTTCCAAGTTCGGGATGGACCTGAAGCGAGGGATGCTGCTGCGGCTGGCCCGACAGGACCCCCAGCTGCACCCAGACAACCCCAAGAAGCGGGCGGCCATCTACGAAAAGTACAAG GAGTTTGTCATCCCAGAGGCAGAGGCTGAGTGGGTCGGCCTGACGCTAGACGAGGCTTTGGAGAAGCAGAGGCTCCTGGAGGAGAAG GACCCGACTCCTCTGTTCAAGGTCTACGTGGAGAGGCTGATTGAGCGGCTTCAGCACCAGACACTGTCTGAGCCAGTGGTAGTGCAGAAGAGAGCCAACAAGAACTGA
- the NME4 gene encoding nucleoside diphosphate kinase, mitochondrial — MGGLLGRAALPALLSGPRAAGPSLLARPSSGGSSWTRERTLVAVKPDGVQRRLVGDVIQRFERRGFKLVGMKMLQAPETVLAEHYHDLRRKPFYPALISYMTSGPVVAMVWEGPNVVCSSRAMIGHTNSAEAAPGTIRGDFSVHISRNIVHASDSVEGAQREIQLWFQSSELVDWTEEGHQSSTYPA, encoded by the exons ATGGGCGGCCTCTTGGGGCGCGCGGCGCTGCCGGCGTTGCTGAGCGGCCCGCGGGCCGCAGGCCCAAGCCTGCTCGCACGCCCCAGCTCGG GAGGGTCTTCCTGGACCCGGGAGCGGACCCTGGTTGCCGTGAAGCCAGATGGGGTGCAGCGGCGACTCGTTGGGGATGTGATCCAGCGCTTTGAGAGGAGGGGCTTCAAGCTGGTGGGGATGAAGATGCTGCAG gcgccagagACAGTCCTTGCCGAGCACTACCATGACCTGCGGAGGAAGCCCTTCTACCCAGCCCTCATCAGCTACATGACCTCCGGCCCCGTGGTGGCCATG GTCTGGGAAGGCCCCAACGTGGTCTGCTCCTCGAGGGCCATGATAGGACACACCAACTCAGCTGAGGCTGCCCCCGGCACCATCAGGGGGGACTTCAGCGTCCACATCAGCAG GAACATCGTCCACGCCAGCGACTCCGTGGAGGGGGCCCAGAGGGAGATCCAGCTATGGTTTCAGAGCAGTGAGCTCGTGGACTGGACAGAAGAAGGCCACCAGAGCAGCACCTACCCAGCCTGA